The sequence below is a genomic window from Streptomyces sp. NBC_00582.
TTGAGCTCCAGCTCGACGAGCTGCTGCCGCTCGCCCTGTCTGACCTGGGCCCGGATGATCGCGCGGTCGGCGCCCATGCGAACCAGGGGCGCGTCGGAGGCGACCCGGTGGCTGCCGAGGGTGGCGAGATAGCCGACGGCCTCGACGAGGTTCGTCTTGCCCTGGCCGTTGGGGCCGACGAAGGCGGTGACGCCCGGGTCGAGGGGGACCTCGGCCCGGGCGTAGGAGCGGAAGTCGGCCAGCGACAGATGCGTGACGTGCATGGTCGTTCGCCGACCTCCCCCAGGGTTGTGGATCGCGGGGCGACCCTGTGGATTACTTCTTCTCGACCGCGTGGCCGCCGAACTGGTTGCGCAGCGCCGCGATCATCTTCATCTGCGGGGAGTCCTCCTGGCGGGAGGAGAACCGCGCGAACAGCGAGGCCGTGATCGCGGGCAGCGGCACGGCGTGGTCGATGGCGGCCTCCACGGTCCAGCGGCCCTCGCCGGAGTCCTGGGCGAAGCCCTTCAGCCTGTCGAGGTGCTCGTCCTCGTCGAGGGCGTTGACCGCGAGGTCGAGCAGCCAGGACCGGATGACCGTGCCCTCCTGCCAGGAGCGGAAGACCTCGCGCACGTCGGTGACGGAGTCGACCTTCTCCAGGAGCTCCCAGCCCTCGGCGTAGGCCTGCATCATGGCGTACTCGATGCCGTTGTGGACCATCTTGGCGAAGTGGCCCGCGCCCACCTTGCCGGCGTGCACCGCGCCGAAGTCGCCCTCGGGCCGCAGCGCGTCGAAGACCGGCTGCACCTTGGCGACGTTCTCCTCGGTGCCGCCGTACATCAGCGCGTAGCCGTTCTCCAGGCCCCAGACGCCACCGGAGACTCCGCAGTCGACGAAGCCGATGCCCTGGGCGGCCAGCTCCTCGGCGTGCTTCTCGTCGTCCGTCCAGCGGGAGTTGCCGCCGTCCACGACGACATCGCCCGGCTCCAGCAGCTCGGCCAGCTCGTCGATCGTCGACTGGG
It includes:
- the gnd gene encoding phosphogluconate dehydrogenase (NAD(+)-dependent, decarboxylating), translating into MELGLVGLGKMGGNMRERIRRAGHTVVGYDRNPDLADVHSLEELVGKLEAPRVVWVMVPAGAATQSTIDELAELLEPGDVVVDGGNSRWTDDEKHAEELAAQGIGFVDCGVSGGVWGLENGYALMYGGTEENVAKVQPVFDALRPEGDFGAVHAGKVGAGHFAKMVHNGIEYAMMQAYAEGWELLEKVDSVTDVREVFRSWQEGTVIRSWLLDLAVNALDEDEHLDRLKGFAQDSGEGRWTVEAAIDHAVPLPAITASLFARFSSRQEDSPQMKMIAALRNQFGGHAVEKK